TACATCAGAATTTGGATCCTCTTTAGTAGTAATTCTCTGTACATTATTTCTCTAGCAAAAAtcgtataaaataaaaaaaaatcattattaggATAAGTATTAATGAAAAAGCTACTGGAATATTGAATTATTGATCAACGTTTGTGAAGATTGGTAAATGCTACTGGAGTTTGGTAAATTCACATCAAGATTTGTGAATGCTAGCTATTTGTGCAAGAAAAAGCACGGGTGGTTGATATTTGAGTTTATCTTTTGTTTAGTTTACGTGGTGCTAATTAAACGGCGAGTTATTGGAGCTTCTAGTTAAAATGTCACAATATTCGTTTTATATAAGCAATGGTCAAATAGTCAAAATTAGGACGAACATACGACGAGTAAGAAAGAGAGGAATAGATAAAGGTGTAAAgttagtatataaaaaaaaagcggGAACAATCAATGCTGcatatataatgaaaaaaaatatcattattaatttctCAAAGACTCAAACAGATGATAAAGGAAGTTGAGGATGTCTGCACGGAAGATCAGTATAGGATTgactatgataaaaaaaaaagattaaaatgtaatttttgtttttatttttttaaaatacgtaattttagtttatttatttttaattgaaatattttattttttatttttaaaatttttcttggtcaatttcagatttattaattctatatttttttaatttgttttttaataagttaagtttgttagtaattaaataattttaaaaaaatattggtgaTGTGTAAGTTGTCCGTCAacgtttataaattatatatattaatgtttaaaattgGTTATAAGAATtagaattattgatttttttagaatgtaaaataaaatatctcaattaaaatatgagaaactaaaattgaaaaatttttAGGAGTGAGAAtgaaatgtctcaattaaaaaataggaggactaaaaacacatatttgaaaaataagggATACAAATTGTATTTtagtcaaaaaaattattaggaaaTGTATtagattagaattttaaaagattattttaacataaaagattcttataaatttttaaaaattatgtaaaatttttatgatttatcataatttttataagatttttatgattaatttaaattttaatgaatttatataataagattttaaaggatCTAACACTATTCAAGATGCTAATGTATAATATACTACGTAGTTGGGGAAGAAAAGTCAAAATAAGGTGCAGCTTACCCACTGTATCATTGCAAATAGGAGTCTTCAAAATCGAATCAAACTTagcataaaattgaaaattgattcaaaaaatcacaaattgcataaaaatcaaaggacattagtttgatttgatttgatttttgtttttacaatcaATGCGGTTCAGTTCAATTTTCAGTTTGACACCTAGAAACCGAATTAAATCAAACTAAATCGTACtcattagtttaatttaatatagAACTCGTATAAGTGTACTAAATGTAATTTAAGTTTATGTGAAAGGACAAGTCAGCAACACTTACATACAATCGTACACAAAGGCTAAAACGCTTAATAGTTAACACTCAATCTCTCCTCTCTCATGAAACACTGAAATCCTATAACTAAAAGTCTAAAATTGCTCTACCTGTGACCCTCTTTGTGTTTGTGGTTATGCTGTCTCCGACATGGACCTCTTTgtgttttttaagtatttttttaatatttactagTGAAATTTTCAAACTGTAAAAATTAAACCTAATCAAATTGCAAAAGattggtttaatttaatttggattttataaataatctaATTGTTCAAACTAATTTTAAGCCAAAATCACATCAAGCCGCACAATATCCCTACGAAATGTATTTTAAGCCACAATTATTCAATTAAGGGGCCAAACATATAACTAATGCGATTGTGGAAACCTATAAAGCTTGAAACCTTAAACACTCCGTCTTAAAATCTTGGGTAAACTACTCAGATTTCTATCATTAAGTCGATCTTAGTCAGTTCCTGAAGCACTTTTAATGCTTTCACTCTAGCTATCATTAAGACCAATTGCTAGGCTGAAGCACTACATAATCTAAAAGGCTAGCTAGTTCAAGTTATCTTAGTGGTAATTTTTTACAAGTTTAAAGTATTGTCCAATCTCGCACGTGACTAATACCCTAAACTAAATTCCTACCATTCTCATTTGGTTTAATCAATGACCTACAACCAGACAAAGTTTCGGAGGGTTTTGTCCAAATGAAAACAACATCCGACACATTGGGATGTCAGGTTCTCGTGTTCCGTCAAAAGAGGTGAAGCAAATAACTTGGATCCAAACTTTGACTAAATCTACAGTCAGCTCGTTAATGTCATTTTTCTTACATTTGAATCTAGTAAACATAATATGAGTAGTAAATACTTATATTCAAAAAATCATCGACATTTCTGAAAGTTTAATTAAGTGTTCTGAACACAGCATTAATGATGAAAAACAATATGGAATGTAATAAGTTGCATAATTGTGAACAATGAATAAAGCAAACCCAAAAAAGACACCTTTTACTGCAGAACATCGATTGTCCAATGTGCATCGCATGCAGTTTATATGTTGTGTAGGGATAAATAATAACCTCCGGACAAATTTATCTCGCTTCTTTGTTGGCACCTTATTGAGACCACCTAAACTATTCCCACTTTTGAAGCCGATGCATGATGTCCATGAATACAACatgttaaaaggaaaaattaaacaaatgctCGAATGAAGGTAATTTCATTGATTCAGAACTGTTACAGTACAGAGGTTATAATACAATAGAGTCATGAGAGCTAAAACCTAGGAGATAAACTAGGACATTGACTAATCTAAGCGAaggaaaattttcttaaaaaattaattacacatGGGATTAATCGGGCGACTAAAATTGGAACTTTCTAACTAACAGGTATTTACACGTGTGAAACATATCAATTAAATGTAACTTCCAAGTTGGCCTGTGAATGCGAACACCCAACTGCCAACTAATGATTAATCAAGTGATGGAAATCATCTCCCAAACCTGTAAAACttatacaaaacaaacaacaacataCTCTTATCTCATGAGATAAAGTCGACTACATAAATCATACGATGTTATTTGATAAGGTTAAATGATGATAAATTTTCATTGTATTTAGCACGttcaagaaaattaaacaatcaGATGTAATATGAAGGGCGACTTAATTtgtgtttacttttttttcagttttacgATAATTTAAGTCCTCTGCTGAAATGTACCTTTTGTCAACAACACAAGCTGTGTATCGTTCAACGAGAAACTTCATGATAGTACGTATTTAATTTTGAAGACCTATTTACAAGTTACAACCAATTAGTGGTTTCTTAATTAGATAGCAGTTGTAACAATTTGTGTCTTATCCAGTTCAAGTACGGTAATTTCTAATTCCATAGCATGGTTGGGACAGCTtcaaccaaaaatattttggttgCAATTAAAGCTTTATAGGGAGAGCTAGGCCAACATGGGTTCGCATAATTAAGTAGTCAAATATTCAGAGTTaattctcattttctttatgAATGTGAATTTGATTTCCCCTAATCTCATTAAAATCCCGCTTGATGGACAATCTTTCTCAGTGAGATTCGCTTATGCCTAAGGGCTAATTCAGTAGTTGTGACTTATGCCATGCAATTTTCTTCTCTAAGTAAAATTGTTTGCGATCAAGTGCAATAATCCTCTGGATGAATCTGCCCGTTGGTATTAGAGGTATCTCTTCATTCTAccacttttaagttttaacaaacaaaaaacaaaagggtAGAGGTAAGGTTAGCATTGAGACAATTAATGAGTAAGATAAAGGTACAGGTAAGGTTAATAGGTTATCATTGAATTAATTtccaagtatattttcttatactttAGAAAGTAAGACATGCCAAGGTGTGATTTAATTCAACACCACACACAACCTGACAAGAAAAGAAGGGGTTGTTGGGGATATCGGGTGGTGGATACTTGATAGAGATGAGCTCTACCCTCTTATCAGATGTAGCAAGAGCCACTAGTTTTATCACTGAATGCGTGGTTCATAGCAAATCTAACCCTATTGCTGGGTGATTAATGGCTAAGGAGTGAGGACCATTTTCATGTATTGCATTATTGCCATTTGAGGATGAACTTATAATTCTTCCAAAAAAAGAGAGTATGGACCACATTGACATTGCTTTATTTCCAAATAAAATTGCATGGCCCACCACCATGAAATTGATCATTGATCAAGGATATGATGTACTGGGAGTACATGTTTTGGTCTTATTCAACCAAGCTGGCCTAGCTCAACAACCCTTTTAGGTAGTGAAATTCTGATGTAGCATTCAAAACAGATgttgaaatttaacataaaaaattcatCAGAAATATTAACAGTGCACTCTTATACACCACACGATGATTGAATAAAATTCATAGACTTGAATATATTTcactatcataaaaaaatgtgttcagAGAAGGACCATTTATATGACAATCTTGACAAATTTGGAATTGGAGCTCAATGAATATGTTGGAATAGCACATGCGAGGTGTCCAAGTCTCagttgaaaaaatattacactaGAACAAGAGTGATGGCTTATAAGCTTAGCAGATTCTAAAAGATAAGCCTTTAGGTTAGCTGTGTGGTCCTTTTCTTTCATGAATTGGGGGAAGAGATAAGGCACCATGAATTAAATCAATGTTTAGAAGAAAAGTTGTctgattcaaatttttttcttcattgcaTAATTGGttccttaattataatttaaagttaaatttaattttttaaatggattAAATGgttgtataaataatttatctaacaaaaatatgatttcattgTATGCTTGTATAATAGGATtgtgttataataataataataataataataatacaattttgTTGTATAAGTGAAATGGTATTTTCATTGTCTTATTTTTCACTCTCATTTATGCAATGGAACACGGTTCAAGTTGTATAAGTCTACAATGGAATTGTATTTCCATGGAAATGGAAAGATTAATTTTGGAATAACATGAAAATTCATCCACATGGATAGTTTAAACAGTAATCTGATAGTGTCAATAGTAGCTCCCGAAAAAGTATTCAGTTTTAATGCCAAAAATGCTCAAGTTTGGTTCAACATTCCATAAAGCCCAATTACAAACTCGAACAATAGACGGCCTAACTTTACTCATCTTGGGCAAAGTTATTTCAAAAGGAAATTTTCACACAACTCACTTGGTTCAACATTCCATAAAGCCCAAATACCAACTCAAAGATTAGACAGCCTAATAAGGGTCAATTTGgtagaatagaaaaaaaatgaaaagaaaatgaattaaaataaaaaaaaaatcgaattaAAATAGAATGTAAAATTGTGAATACTatcttattttactatttttttttgtttttttcattcttttttgacTCAAACCAAAACCCTAAATCCCTAACTTTATTCatcttaaacaaaattatttctaaagGAAATTTTCACGCAACTCACACATGACGTGAATATAAGTCAAATTTCAAACATTAAATTACTTCTTTAGTTTCTGAGTGATTTggaatttttattaaatctttgaaataattttttaattagatttttaatcAGGTTTGACACTTTACTTATCAACGACATTTTCTTCACCAATATGGTCTACGGGTCCAAATACACATATCCAACTGACCAACTCTACTAACCGGTAACACTTTGTTCACCAATATAGACTCGAGTTCATATATTGTGACCTTGATAATCATTGCAatgttatgatatttttatgctaactaaaataataaattaaatataattagttagtAATAGCGTGATCAAtgaaagttaaaatatttttttgcaaaatatatttatgtcttattattctattcaatttttttaaaatagtaaaaaaatattactcttcCACACATAATTTGTCTTGTGGGCGGTACGGGATATATGtactaatttatcatataaaattgtATGAATACTACTACATTTATCATAATAtttcaagaatgaaaaatatgaaatttaaactattagtattaataatatatttttattataacttcTAATGTACTtttaagtttgtattttttttattatcaaatttgaaTCAAACTAAGATGATTATTAATGAGTTACATTAGGTTAAgtttattaagttttaaaaaattaaatattattttagtattttttaaataaattataaataataaaaaataaataaataagtaaaaatacaaataatagtAATTCATAGAATTTGCTAATTGTTTTCTTGGACATAGTGATTTTATCATTGTTTTAGAGACCATTCCCACTATGTTATCTctcatacataaataaataaaaatttgaatttgctaatttaaaaataaaaaacacgttagtttctttcttcttctttttttttttctgatcgaAAAACACGTTAgctatttaaaagataaatggctaataaactaaaatgataaaagtataaaaatcacTATATGATATCGGGTTACCTCCTCCAATTCTCACCGAAATCCGTCGTCAAAGTTGGTTTCCGGCAGAGATCATATATctcctagggtttccagctgAATCGAGCATACTCCCTCAATCTCCAATTCCACATCACAAACCCTAGAAAATCTTTTCAGATGAATCCAAAATCGCTCCAAATCCTGGTGCAGTCACCGGACCTCGGAATTTCCCTTCAACCCACAACCAAACACGAAACCCTTTCCGATCTCAAACACTCTCTCTTTCCTCAATCACACCGATCCTTCTACTTCACCTTCAATGGCAAGCCCCTCCCCGACAAAACCCCTCTCTCGCAATTCCCCCCTCTCTCCACCCTCTCCCTCCGCTCCCGCCTCCCTGGTGGTGGCGGAGACGGCGGTGCCACAGGCGCCGAGTCCCGTGACTGCTACCTCAACATGTACGCCGACAAGAAGCCCGACAAGGTGGACCCCAACGAACAGCGCCTCTCCAAGTGGCACAACTGCGCCCTCTCCAACGAACCCTTGAGAGAGCCCTGCGTGATCGATAAATTGGGGAATATCTTCAACAAGGAATCTCTGGTGGAAGCGTTGTTAGGGAAGAAGCTTCCCAAGGAATTTGGGCACATCAAGGGTTTGAAAGATATGATTAATGTTCAGCTTTCTGCGATTCCTGGAGCGGAGGATGGGGCAAAGTTTCAGTGCCCCATTGCAGGGCTTGAATTTAACGGAAAGTATAGGTTTTTCGCGCTGAGGAATTGTGGGCATGTTTTGAGTGCCAAGGCTCTGAGGGAGGTTAAGTCCTCTTCGTGTTTGGTTTGTCACAAGGAGTATGCTGACTTGGATAAGATTGTGCTCAATGGAAGTGATGAGGAGGTTGTAATTTTGCGGGAGAGGATGGAGGAGGAGAAGCCTAAGATTAGGGAGAAGAAGAGTAAGAAGGTTAAGCATAATAATGGTGATGGTGTGAGCTTGGAAGGGACTAGGTTGAGTGGTACTAAGCATGGTGTTGATGTTAAGGGTGTGGAGAAGGCTTCGGCTAAGGTGGAACGAAATGGGAAGGTTGGTAATGTTGCTTTGAATGgtaatggtggtggtggtggtgctgcTGCTGCCAAGCGTTTCAAGGCTGTTGATTTGGCCCCGGCGAATGCTACTAAGGATGTGTATGCTTCCATTTTCACTTCCTCGAGGAAGTCTGACTTCAAAGAAACATATAGTTGTAGGTCTCTTCCTCTTGGAAGAAACTGATTCAGGCGTCTCTACTGTTTTATTGTTGTCCAATGTACTGAATTTTAGTTTGTGCCTTTGTGGTTATATAAGTGATTGACTTTTCCTGTGATGGATTTACTGGTTTCATCATCAGATTATTATCATTAATCATGCTTTGGAAGGAGTTTTGttaataacatatatttatttggcAATAGGTAGATTTTAGAAATTGTACTCATTGCTCTCCTATAATTCTGATTACAAACAGCTTTTGCATTATGATATAGACACTGTTTAAGTGAGTGATATCGTCTAAGAGTCGGGGGCTGAAGGTTTGAACATGTGACATTCACATTCAGGGTAATTAGTTTTGTTCCTCATGTATGAGTAGGTCAGCGATGTCCATAGTCCATACTCCATAGAGTGTTGCACTAGCATTACCCTTTGTAGTTGATGAATTTTGAGGGCGTTTGGAAGAGATTAGAGAGCTTATTTAAGCTTATGAGAATAATTTAGGAGTACTATAAATTCTTTTTAGCTTGTTAAATAAGCAGCTTATTgtagtttattaaaataaactatttttagcTTATTCCAATGGGTTTCAtgctttaaatatattatatatggcATAAATTCTCATGTAATAAGTTATTCCAAATTCTTCCTAATTTAATTTAccatttaaactaaatatagtaCTTGGTTGTTTCCTTGTTATCCTTTCAATGAACAACATTTTGACTTCATGTGTTGGATGAGCCTGTGTGATGAAGTGGTCATGTCATGTCATGtgtatatatgaaaaatgatagttttaagaaagggaaacaaaataaaattttcttggaATGTTGTTTCCATCATATAAAACACAACAAATTTTCACAACTCTGCTTGTGggcaaatttttatttctttaccgAGTGAGTGTTGGACACAAACAGATCACATCTTTTGTATATTGATTGTATGTATATGTTGCGAAGCAGGGGTGCTAGGCAAATAGTAATCAATCAGAAGTAGTGAAAAGTGAGGCACAAATcaattagaaagaaaagagtTCATATTGAACAACTGGAACACGGTTCCACTGAGTCACAACTTCAGGATCAGCACTCTTGTTATTGGTGATGGGTTCTTCGAGATCAGCACCCTTGTTATCGGTGATGGCTTCTTCGGGATCAGCACTCTTGTTATGAGTGATGGCTTCTTCGGGATCAGCACTCTTGTTATCGGGGATGGCTTCCCCATTGATAACACGCAGGTCTGGAtaatttctatggttcaaagaATGCAACCAAGGAACGACAGTTCCTTCCTTCTGTTCTGTGGAAGCAATATGAGAATATATGTACTTCATTTTGAACTCAGCTTCTTTCTCGTATGCTTTCATGGATAACTCTTCATGATCTTTCCACTTCTGGTTATATGAAGTAAAGAAGCACTCATCCAAATATAATCCAACCTCAGGGGCAGTAGGcaaattaatgttaacatccCTGGCATTTAGGAaaacaaaagtgaaaataaaaaataaaaaattgcatcCAATGAGAATCGCACTGCATTTTAAATAGAAACTTGTCATAATAAACAATAGAAGTTGTACTCACTGCTGCAAAGCTTTATCCAGTACACAATTTCTCATGATTGCCACTGTCATCCCAATCATCTCCCGTATCTGATGAAGCATGAAGCTCTGTCCCCCGACCTCACACTTTACGAATTCCATGCCCTCAACTACAAGCGTGGTGCTTGCATTGAATGAAATAATGTAACGTCGAGCACGGCTCAATGCTGATTCAATGAACTCTTTTACTTCGTGGAGTTTACCAGCACGGCTCAAGATATCAACCATGCAAGCATAATGCTCAACAGTTGGAGCAATGCTAAATTCATCAAACATCCTCTTAAAATAAACCTACCCTCTGTCCACCAGTCCCATATGACTACAAGCAG
This region of Glycine soja cultivar W05 chromosome 17, ASM419377v2, whole genome shotgun sequence genomic DNA includes:
- the LOC114393842 gene encoding protein RTF2 homolog; the protein is MNPKSLQILVQSPDLGISLQPTTKHETLSDLKHSLFPQSHRSFYFTFNGKPLPDKTPLSQFPPLSTLSLRSRLPGGGGDGGATGAESRDCYLNMYADKKPDKVDPNEQRLSKWHNCALSNEPLREPCVIDKLGNIFNKESLVEALLGKKLPKEFGHIKGLKDMINVQLSAIPGAEDGAKFQCPIAGLEFNGKYRFFALRNCGHVLSAKALREVKSSSCLVCHKEYADLDKIVLNGSDEEVVILRERMEEEKPKIREKKSKKVKHNNGDGVSLEGTRLSGTKHGVDVKGVEKASAKVERNGKVGNVALNGNGGGGGAAAAKRFKAVDLAPANATKDVYASIFTSSRKSDFKETYSCRSLPLGRN